A genome region from Leifsonia sp. Root112D2 includes the following:
- a CDS encoding sulfatase family protein: protein MSQARRPNVVMILTDDHAAHAVGAYGSVVNSTPRIDEIAAEGWRFDNCFATNSLCSPSRASIITGTYGHVNGVTTLETPIDASQPTFVSQLREAGYRTAIVGKWHMGDGEGHDPQGFDYWDVLIEQGEYHDPTFLSVDGLRTERGYATEIITDLALNWVEQLEPDVPWCVLIFHKAPHRPWQPDAKHAEMYSEPIPVPATFTDDYSTRTSSARRAAMRIAEHLNADDLKVDPPAGLDYEAEALWKYQRYMEDYLRCVASVDDNVGRVIDWLRERGDFDDTLLMYSSDQGFFLGDHGWFDKRFMYEESIRMPLLMSYPRAAAPGGVATGIVTNVDFARTILEAAGVPAHPRMQGRSFWSDVTNAVDGEPPAEGFYYRYWEHDDVFHKAPAHYGYRSSRYKLIYFYNDGLGLPGTGPFAYAGEWELYDLERDPDELHNVAHDPDYAEVFAEMQVKLSRAQADVGDAPHANQAAVTA from the coding sequence ATGAGCCAGGCACGTCGGCCGAACGTGGTCATGATTCTCACCGACGACCACGCCGCGCATGCCGTCGGCGCCTACGGTTCGGTGGTCAACTCCACCCCTCGCATTGACGAGATCGCGGCCGAGGGCTGGCGGTTCGACAACTGCTTTGCCACGAACTCGCTCTGTTCGCCCAGCCGTGCGTCGATCATCACCGGCACGTACGGTCACGTGAACGGCGTGACGACGCTCGAGACGCCCATTGACGCGAGCCAGCCGACGTTCGTCTCGCAGTTGCGTGAGGCCGGATACCGCACGGCCATCGTCGGCAAGTGGCACATGGGCGACGGCGAGGGGCACGATCCCCAGGGCTTTGACTACTGGGACGTTCTCATCGAGCAGGGGGAGTACCACGACCCGACATTTCTTTCGGTCGACGGCCTGCGCACGGAGCGCGGATACGCGACTGAGATCATCACCGATCTGGCACTCAATTGGGTCGAGCAGCTCGAACCCGACGTGCCGTGGTGTGTGCTGATCTTTCACAAGGCCCCGCACCGGCCCTGGCAGCCCGACGCGAAACACGCGGAAATGTACTCCGAACCGATCCCGGTGCCCGCGACCTTCACCGACGACTACTCCACCCGCACGTCGTCGGCCAGGCGGGCGGCAATGCGCATCGCCGAGCACCTGAATGCGGACGACCTCAAGGTGGATCCGCCTGCCGGGCTCGACTACGAGGCGGAGGCGCTGTGGAAATACCAGCGGTACATGGAGGATTACCTGCGCTGCGTTGCCTCGGTCGACGACAACGTCGGTCGCGTGATCGACTGGTTGCGCGAACGCGGCGACTTCGACGACACCCTGCTCATGTATTCCTCCGACCAGGGCTTCTTTCTCGGTGATCACGGCTGGTTCGACAAGCGCTTCATGTACGAGGAGTCCATTCGGATGCCCCTGCTCATGAGCTATCCGCGGGCGGCTGCGCCCGGAGGCGTCGCCACGGGCATCGTCACGAACGTGGACTTTGCGCGCACGATTCTCGAGGCGGCAGGCGTGCCGGCGCATCCGCGGATGCAGGGCCGCAGCTTCTGGTCGGATGTCACGAACGCGGTCGATGGCGAGCCGCCGGCCGAGGGCTTCTACTACCGGTACTGGGAGCACGACGACGTCTTTCATAAGGCGCCGGCCCACTACGGCTATCGCTCGTCACGGTACAAGCTGATCTACTTCTACAACGACGGCCTCGGGCTGCCCGGCACCGGGCCGTTCGCCTATGCGGGGGAGTGGGAGCTGTATGACCTCGAACGCGACCCTGACGAGCTTCACAACGTGGCACACGACCCCGACTACGCCGAGGTGTTCGCAGAGATGCAGGTGAAGCTCAGCCGGGCGCAGGCCGACGTCGGCGACGCGCCACATGCGAACCAGGCCGCCGTCACGGCGTAA
- a CDS encoding sulfatase-like hydrolase/transferase, with amino-acid sequence MKPSNILFLMTDQHRADTLGAYGNELAATPVLDELARTGTRFDRWYTPTAICTPARASLLTGQAPFRHRVLANHERNVGYLEDLADGTFTFVEALREKGYNTGLVGKWHAGTEKKAADFGFDGPDLPGWHNPVENEDYLGYLQEHDLPPYAISDRIRGTLPNGGPGNLLAARLHQPVEATFEYYLATRTIELLERYAAEGQSDGTPFFLELNFFGPHLPYIVPDEFFDMFDPEDIELPKSISETFEGKPPVQRNYSAHWTFDTMPIEVTRKLIAIYWGYVALIDQQIGRVVAALERLGLVDETAVFFTCDHGEFTGSHRLHDKGPAMYEDIYRTPGILRIPGAPAGQVRTEFVSLLDSTATILELAGIDPAPAVDSRSLVPLVQGERVEWDDDIVCEFHGHHFPYPQRMLRNDRYKLIVNPDSVNELYDLHIDPDELLNVYEHPEMNDIRRRMMTRLYGRLRDRGDNFYHWMTTMYDVGDVDYDPTQSGLDETTYRAAERGAAAPAAPVASVEQIETARRTA; translated from the coding sequence ATGAAGCCGAGCAACATCCTCTTTCTCATGACCGATCAGCACCGGGCAGACACGCTCGGGGCGTACGGCAACGAGCTGGCGGCAACGCCGGTGCTCGATGAACTTGCCCGCACGGGCACGCGATTCGATCGCTGGTACACGCCGACGGCCATCTGTACGCCGGCTCGAGCGAGCCTGCTGACCGGTCAGGCCCCGTTTCGTCATCGCGTGCTTGCCAACCATGAACGCAATGTCGGATATCTCGAAGACCTCGCCGACGGAACGTTCACGTTCGTCGAGGCTTTGCGTGAGAAGGGGTACAACACGGGGCTCGTCGGCAAGTGGCACGCGGGAACGGAGAAGAAGGCCGCCGATTTCGGGTTCGACGGCCCCGACCTCCCCGGGTGGCACAACCCCGTTGAGAATGAGGACTACCTCGGCTATCTCCAGGAGCATGACCTGCCGCCCTACGCGATCAGCGATCGCATCCGCGGCACGCTCCCCAACGGTGGGCCGGGCAACCTTTTGGCCGCCCGGCTCCACCAGCCGGTGGAGGCGACGTTCGAGTACTACCTCGCGACGCGCACCATCGAGCTGCTCGAGCGGTACGCGGCCGAGGGGCAGAGCGACGGCACCCCGTTCTTTCTCGAGCTCAATTTCTTCGGACCTCATCTGCCGTACATCGTGCCCGATGAGTTCTTCGACATGTTCGACCCCGAAGACATCGAGCTGCCGAAATCGATCTCCGAGACGTTCGAGGGCAAGCCCCCGGTGCAGCGCAACTACAGCGCCCACTGGACCTTCGACACCATGCCCATCGAGGTGACCCGCAAGCTCATCGCCATTTACTGGGGCTATGTCGCGCTCATCGACCAGCAGATCGGGCGCGTCGTGGCGGCGCTCGAAAGACTGGGGCTCGTTGACGAGACGGCCGTGTTCTTCACGTGCGATCACGGCGAGTTCACCGGTTCGCATCGCCTGCACGACAAGGGCCCGGCGATGTACGAGGACATCTATCGCACGCCGGGCATCCTGCGAATTCCGGGCGCCCCGGCGGGCCAGGTGCGCACGGAATTCGTGAGCCTGCTCGACTCGACGGCGACGATTCTCGAACTCGCGGGCATCGACCCGGCCCCCGCCGTCGACTCCCGCAGCCTCGTGCCGCTCGTTCAGGGTGAACGCGTCGAGTGGGACGACGACATCGTCTGCGAGTTCCACGGGCACCACTTTCCCTACCCACAGCGGATGCTTCGCAACGACCGTTACAAGCTCATTGTGAATCCCGACTCGGTGAACGAGCTTTACGATCTGCACATCGATCCCGACGAATTGCTCAACGTCTATGAGCACCCGGAGATGAACGACATTCGTCGAAGAATGATGACGCGCCTGTACGGCAGGCTGCGGGATCGCGGAGACAACTTCTATCACTGGATGACGACGATGTACGACGTCGGCGACGTGGACTACGACCCCACGCAGAGCGGGCTCGACGAGACGACGTACCGTGCCGCAGAACGCGGGGCGGCGGCACCGGCGGCACCCGTCGCATCCGTTGAGCAGATCGAGACAGCGAGGAGAACCGCCTGA
- a CDS encoding aliphatic sulfonate ABC transporter substrate-binding protein — MSFTRKMLGTVAVGVALAIAISGCAGGGGSAQQSDASGKEVKPIDVNFGYIPDFNGTSLLAIADDQGLWKKNGVNITTTSFTNGPLQIQALGTGDLDFGYIGPGAFWLPASGKAKLVAMNTLGQADRVVAQKGINSIKDLRGKTVAVPEGTSGDMILTLALKSAGMTKADIKLVPMEPASIVAALISKKVDAAGFWYPALATVKQRVPDLVELASNKDFKDTVSFPTAFVAGNKVVEDQPEKLNRVLKVLREATDFRAKHTDEAIKLTASFSQLDPAQVKADAGNVQILGLDEIDKLTKDGTVNTWLSGMVDYFVQAGKLPKAVDPTTFYTGDLYLKAGE; from the coding sequence ATGTCATTCACCAGAAAGATGCTCGGCACCGTAGCCGTGGGCGTCGCGCTGGCCATCGCGATAAGCGGATGCGCCGGAGGCGGCGGTTCCGCACAGCAGAGCGACGCATCCGGCAAAGAGGTCAAGCCGATCGATGTCAATTTCGGCTACATCCCGGATTTCAATGGCACCAGCCTGCTTGCGATCGCCGACGATCAGGGCCTGTGGAAGAAGAACGGCGTGAACATCACCACGACGTCGTTCACGAACGGGCCGCTGCAGATTCAGGCGCTCGGCACCGGTGACCTCGACTTCGGTTACATCGGCCCGGGAGCGTTCTGGCTGCCGGCCTCCGGTAAGGCGAAGCTCGTTGCGATGAACACGCTCGGCCAGGCCGACAGGGTGGTGGCGCAGAAGGGGATCAACTCGATCAAGGACCTGCGCGGCAAGACCGTGGCGGTGCCGGAGGGCACCTCCGGCGACATGATCCTCACCCTTGCGCTCAAGTCCGCGGGAATGACGAAGGCCGACATCAAACTCGTTCCCATGGAGCCGGCGTCGATCGTCGCCGCCCTCATTTCGAAGAAGGTCGATGCCGCAGGCTTCTGGTACCCGGCCCTCGCCACCGTGAAGCAGCGGGTGCCCGATCTGGTCGAGCTTGCCAGCAACAAGGACTTCAAGGACACCGTCTCCTTTCCGACGGCCTTCGTCGCCGGTAACAAGGTTGTCGAAGACCAGCCCGAGAAGCTCAATCGTGTGCTGAAGGTTCTGCGTGAGGCCACCGATTTTCGCGCCAAGCACACGGATGAGGCGATCAAGCTGACCGCCTCGTTCTCACAGCTGGATCCGGCGCAGGTCAAGGCAGACGCGGGCAATGTGCAGATTCTCGGCCTCGATGAGATCGACAAGCTCACCAAGGACGGCACGGTCAACACCTGGCTCAGCGGAATGGTCGACTACTTCGTGCAGGCTGGAAAGCTGCCCAAGGCTGTAGACCCGACCACTTTCTACACGGGCGACCTTTACCTTAAAGCAGGCGAGTAG
- a CDS encoding ABC transporter ATP-binding protein: MTPTTETTTAKISVQGVHKTFPLKNEEFVALEHVDLDIVDNEFVTVVGPSGCGKSTLMNILAGLEEPTSGRALVDGREVSGPGPERGVIFQQYALFPWLSVRKNVEFGLKVAGVPKAVRRERADYFISMVGLEQFADALPKMLSGGMKQRCAIARAYAVNPSILLMDEPFGALDALTRVKLQEQLLEAWNREKRTVMFITHDVDEAVFLANRVVIMAARPGRIYDIVDVDLPYPRTEDLRLSPEFGELRNRVWHAVYHQEPGANAGNPSSSQTA; encoded by the coding sequence ATGACCCCCACGACAGAAACCACCACGGCAAAGATCTCGGTGCAGGGAGTGCACAAGACCTTCCCGCTGAAGAACGAGGAGTTCGTCGCTCTCGAACACGTGGATCTCGACATCGTCGACAACGAGTTCGTCACGGTGGTCGGCCCTTCCGGATGCGGAAAGTCGACGCTCATGAACATTCTCGCCGGGCTGGAGGAGCCGACATCCGGTCGCGCCCTCGTGGACGGCCGCGAGGTCTCTGGCCCCGGACCCGAGCGCGGCGTGATCTTTCAGCAGTACGCGCTCTTTCCGTGGCTTTCCGTGCGCAAGAACGTGGAGTTCGGGCTCAAGGTCGCCGGCGTGCCGAAGGCCGTGCGTCGGGAGCGTGCCGACTACTTCATCAGCATGGTCGGGCTCGAACAGTTCGCCGACGCGCTGCCCAAGATGCTCTCGGGCGGCATGAAACAGCGTTGTGCTATTGCCCGCGCCTACGCGGTGAACCCGTCTATTTTGCTCATGGACGAGCCGTTCGGTGCCCTCGATGCGCTCACCCGGGTGAAGCTGCAGGAGCAGCTGCTCGAGGCCTGGAACCGGGAGAAGCGCACGGTCATGTTCATCACGCACGACGTCGACGAGGCCGTGTTCCTGGCGAACCGCGTCGTCATCATGGCGGCGCGCCCCGGTCGCATCTACGACATCGTCGACGTCGACCTTCCATACCCCCGCACCGAAGATCTGCGACTCAGCCCCGAATTCGGCGAGTTGCGTAATCGCGTGTGGCACGCGGTGTACCACCAAGAGCCCGGCGCCAACGCCGGAAACCCGTCGTCTTCACAGACGGCCTAA
- a CDS encoding ABC transporter permease, with product MTDSAEQASARSVAAGGTDVTAMPAHSFGRQGAPRTKKISKRGKLLALNVISVVGGIAIWWILALSGFQFPTPPEVVAKGIQLWNAGILQKDILASLSRVLSGFLLGSAVAIPVGFLMGWYTIARGLFEPWIQFFRTIPPLALLPLVLVLLGIGEVPKIFVIFLAAFLACVISTYQGVVNVDRTLINAARVLGAKDGAIFARVVVPASTPFILVGMRVGLGSAWATLVAAELLAAQAGLGYRMQQAQLYYDLATIFVGIVMIGILGLIMDRLLLLAEAKLTGWQERR from the coding sequence ATGACCGATTCAGCAGAGCAGGCCAGCGCGCGCTCCGTCGCAGCGGGCGGCACGGATGTGACAGCAATGCCCGCGCACTCATTCGGGCGGCAGGGCGCGCCACGCACGAAGAAGATCAGCAAACGCGGCAAGCTGCTCGCCCTCAACGTGATTTCGGTTGTGGGCGGCATCGCGATCTGGTGGATCCTGGCGCTCAGCGGGTTTCAGTTTCCGACGCCGCCGGAGGTCGTTGCGAAGGGCATCCAGCTCTGGAACGCCGGAATACTGCAGAAGGACATTCTCGCGAGCCTCAGCCGCGTGCTCAGTGGCTTCCTGCTCGGATCGGCTGTGGCCATCCCCGTTGGCTTCCTGATGGGTTGGTACACAATCGCCCGCGGCCTCTTCGAGCCGTGGATTCAGTTCTTCCGCACCATCCCGCCCCTGGCGCTGCTGCCGCTCGTGCTCGTGTTGCTCGGCATCGGTGAGGTGCCGAAGATCTTCGTCATATTTCTCGCGGCCTTCCTCGCGTGCGTCATCTCGACGTACCAGGGCGTCGTGAATGTCGATCGGACGCTCATCAACGCTGCCCGGGTGCTCGGCGCAAAAGACGGGGCGATCTTCGCTCGTGTCGTTGTGCCGGCATCCACCCCGTTCATTCTGGTGGGCATGCGTGTCGGCCTCGGCTCGGCATGGGCCACCCTGGTCGCGGCGGAGTTGCTTGCCGCGCAGGCAGGCCTCGGGTATCGCATGCAGCAGGCACAGCTTTACTACGACCTTGCGACGATCTTCGTCGGCATCGTCATGATCGGCATTCTCGGCCTGATCATGGACCGGCTTCTTCTGCTGGCAGAGGCCAAGCTCACCGGATGGCAGGAACGGCGATGA
- a CDS encoding ROK family transcriptional regulator, translating to MSTTIGVHALVRRTHEERVLAALRAHGALSRGDLAKRVGLSRTTLSEITAKLLQRGAIIVADTDAADRTGSGRPADRLALDPASGQFLGVDFGHRRVQVAVADASHEVIASGVERYVDDTSWEARLAIAFELIERLSLETGVHYGALQAIGIGVPGPYTGKRAGIPAVSWKKQLAPDGVDAAFAERFGAPVFVDNNTRLAALAEAITRRDAVDNLIYLRLSDGVGGGLVVSGRLVSGAQGFAGELGHVVADPAGASCRCGKRGCLETIASVPAILAACRLQGVPLESLDELAQAVSKGDPTVDAVLREAGTMIGRVLGAAAMALNPGEVVLGGEIVRIAPVLVEQATATLRYELYPIPSAQPIIVRAAQLHDTDGALGAIAAIFHQSPLLAGYPEQAIPDEAAQKRRSTQ from the coding sequence ATGTCAACGACGATCGGTGTTCACGCGCTCGTGCGGCGAACCCACGAAGAGCGTGTTCTCGCCGCGCTGCGCGCCCACGGAGCGCTCAGTCGAGGCGACCTCGCCAAACGGGTCGGCCTCTCACGAACGACCCTCTCGGAGATCACCGCCAAGCTGCTTCAGCGCGGCGCGATCATTGTGGCCGACACGGATGCCGCGGATCGCACCGGAAGCGGACGCCCCGCCGATCGGCTCGCGCTCGACCCCGCCTCGGGCCAGTTTCTCGGAGTGGACTTCGGTCACCGCCGCGTGCAGGTTGCCGTTGCCGACGCCTCGCACGAGGTCATTGCGTCGGGCGTGGAGCGATACGTCGACGACACGAGTTGGGAGGCGCGGCTTGCCATCGCATTCGAGCTGATCGAGCGACTGAGCCTCGAGACGGGCGTGCACTACGGTGCACTGCAGGCCATCGGCATCGGGGTGCCGGGGCCATACACGGGAAAGCGGGCCGGCATCCCGGCCGTGAGCTGGAAGAAGCAGCTGGCGCCCGACGGGGTCGACGCCGCGTTCGCGGAACGCTTCGGCGCGCCCGTCTTCGTCGATAACAACACGCGACTTGCGGCGCTCGCCGAGGCGATCACCCGTCGAGACGCCGTGGACAACCTCATCTATCTGCGGCTCTCCGACGGTGTCGGCGGCGGCCTGGTGGTCTCTGGCCGGCTCGTCTCCGGAGCGCAGGGCTTCGCCGGTGAGCTCGGCCACGTCGTTGCGGACCCGGCGGGTGCGAGCTGCCGCTGCGGCAAGCGTGGCTGCCTGGAGACGATCGCATCCGTGCCCGCCATTCTGGCGGCCTGCCGCTTGCAGGGCGTGCCGCTCGAATCCCTCGACGAGCTTGCGCAGGCCGTGAGCAAGGGCGACCCGACGGTCGACGCGGTGCTGCGCGAGGCAGGCACGATGATCGGTCGTGTTCTCGGTGCGGCCGCGATGGCCCTGAACCCGGGAGAGGTGGTTCTCGGCGGCGAGATCGTGCGCATCGCCCCGGTTCTCGTCGAGCAGGCCACGGCCACCCTGCGGTACGAGCTCTATCCGATTCCCTCCGCGCAACCCATCATCGTGCGGGCGGCGCAATTGCACGACACCGACGGGGCGCTCGGCGCCATCGCCGCCATTTTCCATCAGTCCCCTCTCCTCGCCGGGTATCCCGAACAGGCGATACCCGACGAAGCCGCGCAGAAGCGAAGGAGCACACAGTGA
- a CDS encoding family 43 glycosylhydrolase, translating to MRWRPVSLGAAAIFAAAALVGGGMPALAGAAPAAAAPVAAPAPAASATYTNPVSAGVVDTFPDPAMIRGKDGAWYAYGTTNPIFNSKGEKGEHILPILRSTDLVDWKYVGDVYPADAARPTYWSAGTRPWAPDIRYIDGEYRLTYSLSNGGVALLTGKTPTGPWTDRGLLIGGTAVAGCPTGNIDQALFTDSDGTHYIYWGSYDVVCVSKMNADATALTGEVTQVAQGRRMEGSIVMQHDGRYYLMYSDAGCCDGAFSGYTVKVGRSDSPRGPFVDDHGIDLMALSSKGGFVLTSNGNGFAGPGHNTIQTDLAGQDWLVYHAIPTSDPDFPPVGSLHLSKRPLMIDRLDWIDGWPVVRAGAGPSSGEQTAPVTQSLIGTDFADSSLDGWKTNGDGTATLATDTDAGTHLRLAAGKQTASVTSRDKASGDLRVQGELRFSPADADTATGAIGLVMGANGKNGATARIDRATAELRLEVTHGSTIEEKASALPANFDYDSWHVVVIEWRGSEVTAEVSSDGLRDPLATVRVSAPKQAGSNGSIGVAASAASVDAANLSAARLFSPVTKRVADPKLGALLPEYSDEFTTAGAPEVANDAWSWIRGRAPGSTITDGSLVWPTQAAELYTGNNTASVLVRDAPKGDYVVETKLTFDGTRGNQQAGLVLYENDDRYLKLAHSILPLNRKGQFLHQTEFGKEAERPTTTPPMAVANGPMFGAAPAATTWLRLYVQLDEQNSEYDVRMASSTDGESWQWGGVWSLPVQGNLRIGLVSMNTPGATATFDYVRSYEMPGEVSPFPRSWPLPMPYGTADARTALTPRPDNSKILDLELRPQDSELGRVWMRDTYVNRFEVDGKTLYVASGTTKAAGLDKAAPYNDGIYIWTAPSLDGPWTLVDTTTLRPGQTKGKVWSPEFVGENTADRVVVADWQKYKNPDDPATRAGDVWAPEVHYVDGKWYIVACMGDQSTLTGSFMLVSDGGVQGPYRNIEGSVKHPLGEPVRATNPQYYHIDGGLFDDGDAKYLVLHNDLYAKMTADMENLETPTNLPQFQQTKFSPEPYLEGATVSKIGKKYYLMHAAWSFKSGPAASPKWSYLSNSGVKDQYDAIVAVSDSFEGPYSTRYTAAVGAGHNNMFTDESGTVWATFFNNPNAGYWSAPDRLDQAAVAGIVRLEKSGPLGGLLTAARPAAEASSD from the coding sequence ATGCGATGGAGACCAGTCAGTCTTGGGGCGGCGGCGATCTTCGCCGCGGCAGCCCTCGTCGGAGGCGGCATGCCTGCGCTCGCGGGTGCGGCTCCCGCTGCGGCAGCGCCCGTGGCAGCGCCAGCACCCGCGGCATCCGCGACGTATACGAACCCGGTCAGCGCCGGGGTTGTGGACACCTTTCCCGACCCCGCGATGATTCGCGGCAAGGACGGTGCATGGTACGCATACGGCACGACCAACCCGATCTTCAACAGCAAGGGGGAGAAGGGTGAGCACATCCTGCCGATCCTGCGCTCGACAGATCTGGTCGACTGGAAGTACGTCGGTGACGTCTACCCGGCGGATGCCGCGCGCCCCACGTACTGGTCGGCCGGCACCCGACCGTGGGCACCCGACATCCGGTACATCGACGGAGAGTACCGCCTGACGTACTCGCTCTCGAACGGCGGGGTGGCTCTGCTCACCGGGAAGACGCCGACCGGACCGTGGACCGATCGCGGTCTTCTCATCGGCGGCACGGCGGTGGCAGGATGCCCGACGGGCAACATCGACCAGGCGCTGTTCACCGACAGCGACGGCACCCATTACATCTATTGGGGCAGTTACGACGTGGTCTGCGTCTCGAAGATGAACGCCGACGCGACGGCCCTGACGGGCGAGGTCACCCAGGTGGCGCAGGGGCGCCGCATGGAGGGCAGCATCGTCATGCAGCATGACGGCAGGTACTACCTGATGTATTCGGACGCCGGATGCTGCGACGGTGCCTTCAGCGGCTACACCGTGAAGGTGGGTCGCTCCGACAGCCCGCGCGGCCCGTTCGTCGACGACCACGGCATCGACCTCATGGCGCTGAGCAGCAAGGGCGGCTTCGTGCTCACCTCGAACGGCAACGGATTCGCCGGCCCGGGGCACAACACGATCCAGACCGATCTGGCCGGCCAGGACTGGCTCGTCTATCACGCGATCCCGACCTCGGATCCGGACTTTCCTCCCGTCGGCAGTCTGCACCTGTCGAAGCGACCGCTCATGATCGACCGCCTCGACTGGATCGACGGCTGGCCGGTTGTGCGGGCCGGAGCGGGCCCCTCGAGCGGCGAGCAGACCGCCCCGGTCACACAGTCGCTGATCGGCACCGACTTCGCCGATTCGTCGCTGGATGGCTGGAAGACGAATGGTGACGGCACGGCCACGCTGGCAACAGACACGGATGCGGGCACACACCTGCGCCTTGCTGCGGGCAAGCAGACGGCATCCGTGACCAGCCGCGACAAGGCATCGGGCGATCTGCGCGTGCAGGGCGAGCTGCGCTTCAGCCCCGCGGATGCCGACACCGCCACCGGTGCGATCGGCCTGGTCATGGGTGCCAACGGAAAGAACGGCGCGACAGCACGAATCGACCGCGCGACAGCGGAGCTTCGTCTCGAGGTCACGCATGGCAGCACGATCGAAGAGAAAGCGTCGGCGCTGCCGGCGAACTTTGACTACGACTCCTGGCACGTCGTCGTGATCGAGTGGCGGGGTTCCGAGGTCACCGCCGAGGTCTCGTCAGACGGGCTGCGCGATCCGCTCGCGACGGTGCGCGTCTCCGCCCCGAAACAGGCAGGATCGAACGGTTCGATCGGGGTCGCGGCGAGTGCGGCATCCGTTGACGCCGCGAACCTGAGCGCCGCGCGCCTGTTCTCGCCTGTGACCAAGCGAGTGGCAGACCCGAAGCTCGGCGCCTTGCTGCCCGAATACTCCGATGAGTTCACCACCGCCGGCGCGCCCGAGGTGGCAAACGATGCGTGGAGTTGGATACGAGGAAGGGCACCCGGTTCGACGATCACCGACGGATCGCTCGTGTGGCCGACGCAGGCCGCCGAGCTGTACACGGGCAACAACACCGCGTCCGTGCTCGTGCGCGACGCACCGAAGGGCGACTACGTGGTGGAGACGAAGCTCACCTTTGACGGCACCCGCGGCAACCAGCAGGCCGGTCTTGTGCTCTACGAGAATGATGACCGGTACCTCAAGCTCGCGCACTCGATTCTGCCGCTGAATCGCAAGGGGCAGTTTCTGCACCAGACCGAGTTCGGCAAGGAGGCTGAGCGGCCGACAACCACTCCGCCGATGGCGGTGGCGAACGGGCCGATGTTCGGGGCGGCTCCGGCCGCGACAACCTGGCTGCGGCTCTACGTGCAACTCGACGAGCAGAACTCCGAGTACGACGTGCGCATGGCGTCGAGCACCGACGGTGAGTCATGGCAGTGGGGCGGGGTGTGGTCGCTGCCCGTGCAGGGCAATCTGCGCATCGGGCTCGTGTCGATGAACACACCGGGAGCGACGGCGACGTTCGACTATGTGCGCAGCTACGAGATGCCCGGCGAGGTCTCGCCGTTCCCGAGGAGCTGGCCGTTACCGATGCCGTACGGCACGGCGGATGCCCGCACCGCGCTCACCCCGCGCCCCGATAACTCGAAGATTCTCGATCTGGAGCTTCGGCCCCAGGACAGCGAGCTCGGACGCGTGTGGATGCGTGACACCTACGTCAATCGATTCGAGGTCGACGGAAAGACGCTGTACGTCGCATCCGGCACCACGAAGGCGGCAGGGCTCGACAAGGCGGCGCCGTACAACGACGGAATCTATATCTGGACGGCGCCGTCGCTCGACGGCCCCTGGACGCTTGTCGATACGACAACGCTGCGGCCGGGACAGACAAAGGGCAAGGTGTGGTCACCCGAATTCGTCGGAGAGAACACGGCGGATCGGGTCGTGGTGGCGGATTGGCAGAAGTACAAGAACCCGGATGATCCGGCCACGCGGGCGGGCGACGTGTGGGCGCCGGAGGTGCATTATGTCGACGGAAAGTGGTACATCGTCGCCTGCATGGGAGACCAGTCCACGCTCACCGGTTCGTTCATGCTCGTCAGCGACGGTGGCGTGCAGGGGCCGTACCGCAACATCGAGGGCAGCGTGAAGCATCCGCTCGGTGAGCCGGTGCGGGCGACGAACCCGCAGTATTACCACATCGACGGCGGGCTCTTCGATGATGGGGATGCGAAGTATCTCGTGCTGCACAACGATCTGTACGCCAAGATGACCGCCGACATGGAGAATCTGGAGACCCCGACCAATCTGCCGCAGTTCCAGCAGACGAAATTCTCACCCGAGCCGTATCTCGAGGGTGCGACCGTGTCGAAGATCGGCAAGAAGTACTACCTGATGCACGCGGCCTGGTCGTTCAAGTCCGGCCCGGCCGCGTCACCGAAATGGTCGTATCTGTCGAACAGCGGGGTGAAAGACCAGTACGACGCCATCGTTGCGGTCTCCGATTCGTTCGAGGGGCCGTACTCCACCCGGTACACGGCCGCCGTCGGAGCCGGACACAACAACATGTTCACCGACGAGAGCGGAACGGTGTGGGCGACGTTCTTCAACAACCCCAACGCCGGCTATTGGTCGGCGCCCGATCGCCTCGATCAGGCGGCGGTAGCGGGCATCGTTCGACTGGAGAAGTCCGGACCGCTCGGCGGACTGCTCACCGCAGCGCGGCCGGCGGCGGAGGCGTCTTCCGACTGA